Proteins encoded in a region of the Campylobacter geochelonis genome:
- the rpsF gene encoding 30S ribosomal protein S6 encodes MKHYEVLFIVKPTLTEDEVKTKVDFVKEVITKNGGEVVSVIEMGTRKLAYSIKKYERGVYFVVYFMAPPALVTELVRNIRYNEDIIRFLTVKYENKTEVAAWEKLSKGIKLSPARKEREPRRPAPKPEEQESKETQE; translated from the coding sequence ATTACGAGGTTTTATTCATCGTTAAGCCAACGCTGACTGAAGATGAAGTAAAAACAAAAGTTGACTTCGTTAAAGAAGTTATAACTAAAAATGGCGGAGAAGTCGTTTCTGTTATAGAGATGGGAACACGCAAACTTGCATACTCAATCAAAAAGTATGAAAGAGGTGTTTATTTCGTTGTTTATTTTATGGCACCACCTGCGCTTGTTACTGAGCTAGTTAGAAACATTAGATATAACGAAGATATCATTAGATTTTTAACAGTTAAGTATGAGAACAAAACTGAGGTAGCAGCTTGGGAAAAGCTAAGCAAAGGCATCAAACTTTCTCCAGCTAGAAAAGAGAGAGAGCCAAGAAGACCTGCACCAAAGCCAGAAGAGCAAGAGAGTAAAGAGACTCAAGAGTAA
- a CDS encoding single-stranded DNA-binding protein, which produces MFNKVILVGNLTRDIEVRYANNGSAIGNTAIATSRKYTAASGEKKEEVCFIDITFFGRTAEVANQYLKKGSRILVEGRLKLDQWQDNSGQNRSKHSVVVETMQMLSGNSDAPSARPQGRDNASSPYNAQNSGYNQARNDNQSFNKNSQAKNTNDDYNNDVPEYDINADMGDNGDDVLPF; this is translated from the coding sequence ATGTTCAACAAAGTAATATTAGTCGGAAACCTAACAAGAGATATAGAAGTACGATACGCAAACAACGGCTCTGCTATCGGAAATACAGCTATCGCAACTAGTAGAAAATACACAGCTGCAAGTGGTGAGAAGAAAGAAGAAGTTTGTTTTATAGATATTACTTTTTTTGGAAGAACAGCAGAAGTTGCAAATCAATATCTAAAAAAAGGTAGTCGAATTTTAGTCGAAGGAAGACTAAAACTTGATCAATGGCAAGATAACAGCGGTCAAAATAGAAGCAAACATAGCGTAGTTGTAGAGACTATGCAGATGTTAAGTGGAAATTCTGATGCGCCATCTGCTAGACCTCAAGGTAGAGATAATGCAAGTAGCCCTTATAACGCGCAAAATAGTGGGTATAATCAAGCAAGAAACGATAACCAAAGTTTTAATAAAAATAGTCAAGCTAAAAATACAAACGATGACTATAATAATGATGTCCCAGAGTATGATATAAATGCCGATATGGGCGATAATGGCGACGATGTTTTGCCATTTTAA
- the rpsR gene encoding 30S ribosomal protein S18 translates to MADKRKYARKYCRYTEAKIEYIDYKDTQLLKYCLSERFKIMPRRLTGTSKKYQEMVEKAIKRARQAALIPYIVDRNDVVANPFEIL, encoded by the coding sequence ATGGCAGATAAAAGAAAATATGCTAGAAAATATTGCAGATACACAGAGGCTAAGATTGAGTATATCGACTATAAAGATACTCAACTTTTAAAATATTGTCTTTCAGAGCGTTTTAAAATTATGCCAAGACGCTTAACTGGCACAAGCAAAAAATACCAAGAGATGGTTGAAAAAGCTATCAAAAGAGCAAGACAAGCGGCTCTTATACCATATATCGTTGATAGAAACGATGTAGTAGCTAATCCATTTGAGATTCTATAA